CCCCTGTGAAagttacaggcctctctcatctttgtaagtgggagaacttgcacaattggtggctgactaaatacttttttgccccactgtatgttAGGGCAAGTAAGTGTCTGGATGCAAGGACAAGTATGAATGCGCGTCTATGAATGCAATCTAGGTGCTGGGTAAATCCTGACGATACAAGTCCCTtgtctgtgtgtaatctggtTGTTGGGGCAAGTCCTCATGTGTGCAATTCGGGTACTAAAGTAAGTCCTTATGAGTGGAATATGGATGCTGGGCAAGACTTGTGAATGccatctgggtgctggggcattCCAATGTGTGCAATCTAGGTGCCAGGACTGCCCTCTGATTTGTGCAAACTGTGATCTACACTTGCAGTTTAGGGTTCACATacattatttgatctataccttcagtgcgaAGCTGAGGTCTAGCACATCTTTGCTAGATCTTCGCAGGTGGGGGCAAGTCATGTGTATGATGTGCTCACCTGACTCCGTTCTAAGGACAGGGCATAAACGGGTGGGGCCCAAGGGGGTGACAAAACAAGGCTTTGCCTGGGCTGGCAAAAATCCTTGTACTGTTcctgccctggtgtgtctagttttcaaaagtatatggtttgatggggaacAGGATTActaaatttgaagaaaaaaaaatagcaaacactgcttgtacttattgccctgtaacttggaaaaaaaaaacattaaaacagtaTTTCTAAAATCTGGGCAAATAGAATCTATGTAGAAGGTTTTTTTTGATTTTGTAGATGAGATTACAATAAACAGCATTTtgttcaatttttcaccatattttatttctttatgtaataaattagatgatatgatcaaaataatggtatctaaagaaatcaCTTAACTTAACAAAACACAGCAGAATAgttaaaacagcctcagtcATGAAggttacaaaaatgaaaaaaaaaacagcccggtCCTGAAGAGGTTAAGAAATAAATGTTGCAAGTCCCACCTTTGATCTCAAATGCTGCCTGTCTGGCAGGCATGAGCATCACTCATCCTGCAATGCAGAGCTATGTGTGGGTTTGCTGAGAGGAACATTGTCTAATATGACACATGCCACTAAAAACTCTAGAGGAGGAGGTGTTAGACATATATCCTTTTGATAGGGGTGATTTTGGGACTCATTGGTGTAATAAATTTTAGTAAAATtgggacacatatatataaaaaaattatatgttatatattaatatattgtgcACATTTGTATTCACATATCAGAAATTCCTTCAGACATGGCATCTCGCATCGGGCTTCGCATGCAGCTAATGAAGGAGCAGGCACAACAGGAGGAGCAGAGGGAGCGGATTCAGATGCAACATCAGCAGCATTTCCTGCAGCAGAATCACATGGTGCCACCAGCTGCTACTCCTGCAATCAGCACCCCGGCATCTTTCCAACCACCCCCGCCTGTCCCAGTAGATGTCCTAAAGGTAATGCTACTTTTGATGCATACATCATAAGACATGCGTTATCACTAATGGGTTTGATTTTTAGGTGTACATTCTGTCAACATTCATCAACATTTTCTTGAAGAACAAGgagatttatttatattccaTCTGTTAACTGCAACAGTCCATTAgtttccatggtgataagaAGGTTGCACCAGAATCTGCTCTTTAATAACAAATCAATAGGTTATTCTTTACTAATTTTCTTATCAAATGATGATAAACCTGTTCATGATCAGATTAAAAGGTAGGCTCTGTACAATTtattcaaaattattttaatatattttactttttatggtttcttctgttgtaaaatatgacatttttaccaggaaataaacacaaattgaCTTATTTTAGCGAGCTAAAAATGGGATGGTTATAGCTgcgattgatgggtccaacaacctatgagagtttttccttttttttcattctggcCAATCAGCAAGAGGAATGGATAAGAATTGGATATAAGTGTGCTGATGTCATTTTAACAGCCAGATGAGAGTTGAAGTGTGAGACCGTGAGATTTAGGTTAGTAGTGATTAATGCTCATTGCTCACCTACCATATTACAATTTAATCcagtagtttattttagtgcagagaTGGACTGCCCTGGATGGAACTCTGGTGGTCCATATCTTTGGAGTACAAGGACAGGCCCACTGTGTCTGGTGTAGACAGAGGCACacagggagaaaggaggggCAGAACAGGAGCAGAAGGGCAGCAAGGCTTATAGATCCTTCCTACTCCATGCTGAGGCTATGGATGAGCAGCACAGATCAGCTCACATTTTGCCAGCTCTCAGGAAGATGCTGGTGCAATGGGTTAGACTACAGGAAGACACAGCAGTTGGTTACTGATGGGGCAACAAACATGGTGGATGGGTTTGCATTGTGCATATACTACACCTGGTGGTAAAGGCAGCTATTCCAACTGACGGGCCGCGTAGGCTTTTAAAACTGATTGAAAAGTCAGTCCATGTCAATCCATGTCCTCTGATTAAAACTGATTGAAAAGTCAATCCATGTCCTATGCGCAGGGTGTCAAGTGCATTGGGCAGAGGAGAATGACCATTAATGGCGCAGGTGATCTTGAAGCCATTTGGATATGTGACTGAGGATTTAAGCCAGAGCATTGCTACTTTGGGCCAGATCATCCCCTTACTTACTGAACAACACATGCATGACAAGTTGGAACAAAATTAGGTCTTTCCAGGCAAAAGATTACAAGCGGTGGTTGCGAAGCTGATCAGTAGGCTGATAGAGGAGCTGAAAGGTCGCATTCAAGCCAGCATGGGCACCACAGAGTATATGTGACCCAAGGGTTAAAGGCAAGTTGgcccttaaaaataattttgaaagtTGGTGACACATGCCTGTTCATAGGGTGCGTGAGATGCTGCACAAAGGCCACATGTCCCATTCTTAATCCTTTGCCTCCATGCAGAGCAGCTGCATTAGACCCACCAGGGCATCACCCATTTGGGCATCGGCCCTTGAAACTTTGGTGGGTACTAGTACCACCCAAGCTACCCAAAGTCAGAGTAGCGCCTCTGAGATGATGAATGCCTATCCTGAGGAAGTTCCAGTACCTCCTGGTACTGATCCTCTATGTTATTGGGACCAGAAAGCTGTTGTCTGGCCAGGCCACTCTTTCGTGGCCCAGCAGTCGTTTTCGTGCCCACCCACCAATGTTCAAACCGAGAGGGTTTTCTCTGTGAGAGGCAACATAATAAACCCCCACACACAACCGGTTGAGCAGATGGCTTTCCTGAAAGTTCAATCTTCCCAAATTAGGCTAATCAATGTTCAAACTAGTGAGGTCTAGTGCTGCTGCTCTGCCTCCTTCCTTGctcttattttgttaaattcagtCCTGTACAGGGCTGCTTGTGCCTATCTGCCAGTATCTACCTGCCCAGGCCTGGTGctgtactactactactactactgctgcacctctttgaccgtccttactctgggagaaaaataatttttataatattggGAAAATCCAGTCCTACTCCACAGGGCTGCACGTGCCTATGatgtgccagtgtctgcctgccaaGGCCTAATGCTCTACTGCTgcacctcttcttcttctgggggacctttttccccccattctaTAATTAAAGGTGAGTTGGTTTGCCGTGTACATGTCTAATAAGCAACCGCAATTCTTCGATGGTGAGTTAACATAAGGAATTTTTCAAGGACTGCTCCACTGCTGTTTGTAATGGTTTAAAACGCTATAATTTTTCTAGCTTTCTGCATATGCCATATGGCAAGCGATTCCATAAATTACACATTGAATCTCTTTGCACTTACAGGTTCAGACTCACCTAGAAAACCCAACTTCATATCATTTGCAACAGTCTCGCGACAAGAAGGTTCGGGATTACCTCTCTGATACCTACGGAAACAAGTTTGCTTCCCAACTGAGTCCCCTGAGACTTTCCCCGAAGCCCCCACCTGCTCCCTCCTCTCCTGCCCACCGTACTGCACGCCTCTCTTCCTCGGCCGGCAATAGTGCGCCCAACAGTCCCATGGCCAGGCTTAACTTGTGCACAAATGCAGAGAGGGAGGTGAGTATTACAATTGTGATTACAGTGTTTTCATCCACAATGTGCAGCATAgtccccaaaatacatatttgtccCAATAACAGTGTTGGGATATTTCataatttgttttgtcatatgaCAAGTAATgccttgttttttattattattcatgatACAGTCACTATTTCTCACTTGCAGATGGATGATGTCATTGATAATATAATGAGTTTAGATGACATGTTTGGATACACAGAGCCTGCACTCTCAATGCCAAACACGGTATGTGTGAAAATATGctttaatgcaatttttttaatgtggtttGATAGTATTTTTCATAGCTCATCTCTCTCTTACTTTGTTCCTTTCATGCATACACTCTCTGATTACTTCTGAAATTGTTTCAGATACATTTTTGTTGCATTTACCTATCTCTCATTATAGCCATTCCCTTTTTCTCTGCAGCTTCCCTTTTCCAGCAGTCACTTGGGACTGTACAGTGAAAACTCACTGCTCTGTGACACTGTTGTGGGAGTCACAAGCAATTCATGCCCTGCTGACCTAGCGATTAAAAGGGAATTGACtggtagaaataaaatatgcatgttGTACTGTACATTATGTTCTGCGTCCCCTTATGGCCAGTTTGTTATGTGATTTGTGCAGTACTACCGGCATTAGAGCCTGTTCTTGATTTGCATGATTGTGTTCTATGTATCTGTGATCTGCTgcattaaaaaacttttttcccctttaaatcttTCACTTTTTCCAATATCTTTAGTCATGTCTACTTTATACTAATTGTGTTGCAATGTCTTTATTGTATTctgcttctgtgttttttgtgtaGTAACCGGTGGTCCTGATGTATTTGTGTTTTGGTCATCCGGTTTTATGTTCTGTTTGTGTGCCATGTAATATCAACATTATCATCATTGTGATCTGCAGCGTCTGAATCGTGTTTTTGTGTTGTGCAATGTCTATATCTGATTTGTGTGGTTTTATGCTGTGTGATGTTTTGTCTTTGTGATGTTTGATGTGTGATGTTTTGTATAATATCTTGTGCTtctgtgcatgtttttttttgggggggggggttgagtgttgTAATGTACCAATATTACATTCTGCACCTTTGTGATATTTATTTTCGTATATTTCACATTTGTTTTGTGCAAGTTCtgcttttatatattgtatttgctgAACTTGTCATATCTCCAGATGCAGAGAACAGAGCAATTGCACGGGAACGTCAGAAAAAGGACACACATAACATGAGTAAGTCAACGTATctttattaaactttttataatattaatcaTGTATCCTAGACAACTATTACTGCAGGTTGCAAAAGTGCTCTTGTCACTCTACCAATATAGATACAAGCTTTACATCGAAAAATATGTTGGCATCTCATTTAAcgtcagattttaaaaaaattaagtcaATGTACAACATAAGAGTTTTATAtactgtagggctgcaactaacgattattttcatcatcgattagttggccgattattttttcgattaattggataaaaaaaatgaatgtacatttttcatttatttaaaataatttaataaacaaatgatgttaaatacaaacagcagaataaaaaaaaactttgataaaatgcatttcttgtctttatttcccaaccagcccccccaatttatgcacatttgagcccaggcttgccacgctgcctcccagacatgccacgctgcctcccacatatgccactccacgctgcctcccacatatgccactccacgctgcctcccacatatgccacgctgcctcccacatataccattccacgctgcctcccacatatgccacgctgcctcccacatataccactccacgctgcctcccacatatgccactccacgctgcctcccacatatgccacgctgcctcccacatataccacgctgcctcccacatatgccactccatgctgcctcccacatataccactccatcctgcctcccacatataccactccatcctgcctcccacatataccactccacgctgcctcccacatataccactccacgctgcctcccacatataccactccacgctgcctcccacatatgccactgtgcctgatacgccttataccccctgatatatcactccatcctccccagacatgccacactgcctcccagacatgccacgctgccctccccacatatgccttatataccgtatatatgccttatatacccagataagtcactccatcctccccagatatgccttatacccccagatatctcatagtgccctcatagagtcacagacctgttcacagcacactgacaccatacttttataaataagtactgggttaatcttcactgcccccaggatttagattccccttagtttgcccccccctttacctctaactgcaccttaagttaactttattaaattaattaaattaaccctcagtcctcatcattaaattaaccctaaacaccccattaaccataactacacctaaattaactctaaatacccccatcaaacacaactatcctaaattaaccttaaacaccccgttaaccacagcatcccctaaattaactctaaagacCCCAtgaaccacaacagcccctaaattaaccctaaacaccccattaaccacaactgcctcaaattaaccccaaacaccccattaaccacagctgctcctatattaaccgtaaacaccccattaaccatagctgcccctaaattaaccctaaacaccctattaaccataactgcccctaaattaactccacctcccctaactttcagcagcccaaatattaattttatacttacagttagatgagtgtcacagccatgtggttctggccttctgggagaaggaaggggcagggccagttgtcacagtgattacagtgagggactggtaagtaggagctgctgctgtgagtcagactaaacggattataaaatgaggggtatttttcagagcgtttgctctgaaaaaaccctcattttataatcgataaaaatcgattcaactaatcgataatgaaattcgttggcaacgattttcattatcgattattatcgattttatcgattagttgttgcagccctaaaatacTGCTAAACACGCACGGTATAGAGTTGTACCAAgttagccatagaaagagagaaagcaatGGTCGTAAAGATGATAACTTTATTGGCTAAGTGGCGTATACTGGATTggaagctttcaagactatctaggtctcttcctCAGGCATATTATGACAAAATGTCGGAAAAAGAGATCTGAATAGTCTAATAAATGTATCTTCTTTTCTTAATATACTATAGCAAGGAACGTCATAGAAAAGTGACCAACGGGCAGACATCCCTGAAATAGAAACATTGAATATgaagtagataagaaccattaggcttATCCTGTCCATCATGTCTATCAtccatgtttaaccccttaatgaccaataCTCCAGGCACACCCCCGAAAACCTGTTCCTAAATGTCATACTTTGTTTATTGTAGTTGAAAGGAGGAGGagatttaacatcaatgatcgGATTAAAGAACTAGGGACACTGATTCCAAAAACTAATGATCTGTAAGTATTTCAGTATTACAATTTGCATAAAATTACAGTAGATTTCCTGGGTGGCATATGGGAGAATTGTTATGCCATTGACTATGTAAAAAAAGTGGTAGAGCCCTTTGCTTCTATCTAAAAATACAATGCAAGATATTATTCAAGAAATGTACTTTCTACTTAAAAGGACAACGAAAAAAATGAtcctatattaatataatttgtgCATGTGCACTGGGAGATTTATGAACATCATTATAAttaagtgtcttttttttttaaatcagtatGACATTCCCAAAAGGGGGAGCTCCCTGACACCTTTTAGACTCATTTACactctgtacagacatttaaacagcaactggatggatacttggaaaaacataatattccgggatataatctttaattatggggaagcagcttattgatccaaggttCCCTAGAGTTAGGAGGGGCAGAGAGGTGCAGTAGTAGTAAAGCACTGGTCCTGGGCAGGCATGCAAATGATATGCACATATATTATGATGCCTGGTTtgccaccaatatttatttatcaataaagaataatagatgatagGAGTATTCCTtgcagtattgtatatgagtaatgagcattaatctcagcctctgctaagatGCCAATGTCTCACATTctaactcccatcagtctgtaacgGCTGCTACTGACTAGTTAAAATGCTTCAGCACACTTATATGTCTAATTCTTGTCCCtttcccttgtaaatgctgattggccagagtgaaaaacgtaaggaaaaactcacacaggttgttggacccatcagtCACAGCCTTAACAATTAATGAGAACACTCCCAttgttttggctacttctacttCGGTCATTGATATGTTACCTCCCACACACAGTCCCTCCCTCATCAAGGAGCGGCAAAATGGCTTTTTTGTGTAATACTGCTTCTAATGGTGGATACAGCTGGCAATGAATTCAAACAAATTTTCTCTAGTTTTGTTGGAGATTGCCCTAgagaaaacaaatgcacaagtctaaactGCATGTTCTAGTCAAccatataattttaattttgtaaaagTACACACTCATACATAACAGTTATTAACAGTTTCAGGACTGTTGAATTCCAAGGCATGTACCAGTGTGATTCCATATTAATCCCCAAACTGTTAAAGCCAAATCTGTCCCATCTTCAGGAGTATATTCAGATATGCTAcacatacagtactgtgcaacaGTCAATGCTATAAATTgagaatgcttttaaaaaatagacatgctaTTAGTTTACCTTTATCATTTAACACAATGCAAAGTGagttaacagaagaaaaatctaaatcagatTGATATTTGGTGTGGCTGTCTT
This sequence is a window from Spea bombifrons isolate aSpeBom1 chromosome 2, aSpeBom1.2.pri, whole genome shotgun sequence. Protein-coding genes within it:
- the TFEB gene encoding transcription factor EB, with translation MASRIGLRMQLMKEQAQQEEQRERIQMQHQQHFLQQNHMVPPAATPAISTPASFQPPPPVPVDVLKVQTHLENPTSYHLQQSRDKKVRDYLSDTYGNKFASQLSPLRLSPKPPPAPSSPAHRTARLSSSAGNSAPNSPMARLNLCTNAEREMDDVIDNIMSLDDMFGYTEPALSMPNTLPFSSSHLGLYSENSLLCDTVVGVTSNSCPADLAIKRELTDAENRAIARERQKKDTHNMIERRRRFNINDRIKELGTLIPKTNDLDTRWNKGTILRASVEYIKHMQKEQQRSRELEAHSKQLEQANKQLWLRIQELELQAQAHGLPTASPQSLNPRDLIKQEPDTVPDLQQQLTAPPQPTYQQQKLEFPTDLCYQSTTCANSSFPDLSRTDLDLMLMEDTMLTSDPIMTCDPLMCTLSPDTSKASSRRSSFSIDEVDGL